From a single Collimonas pratensis genomic region:
- a CDS encoding SDR family NAD(P)-dependent oxidoreductase, translating to MKNLQGKVAVITGGAEGIGKGIAVRAAAEGMKLVLADINAAKLEATVAEFKAHGVDVIGVPTDVAREEQVNALAEQAFAKFGKVHLLVNNAGVAVAKPAWETSQKDWDWVMGVNFYGVTHALRAFVPTMLKHGEEGHIVNTASMAGLTSQPSLSSYNASKHAVVTLSEGLHHDLTLRQSHIKVSVLCPGWVKTGIGHSERNRDGDKTVPTAIDPVAAKVGMAVLHAVEHGIPVSQVAGDVFDAIAAERFYILTHPEMKQAIQVRMEDILQQRAPTLLKI from the coding sequence ATGAAGAATTTACAAGGTAAGGTCGCGGTTATCACCGGCGGCGCCGAAGGTATAGGCAAGGGCATTGCGGTACGGGCGGCGGCCGAGGGCATGAAGCTGGTGCTGGCCGATATCAACGCCGCCAAACTCGAAGCCACGGTGGCGGAGTTCAAGGCGCACGGAGTCGACGTGATCGGTGTGCCGACCGACGTTGCCCGCGAAGAGCAGGTCAACGCGCTGGCGGAGCAAGCTTTCGCCAAATTCGGCAAGGTGCATCTGCTGGTGAACAACGCCGGCGTCGCGGTCGCCAAGCCAGCCTGGGAAACCAGCCAGAAGGATTGGGACTGGGTCATGGGCGTCAATTTCTATGGCGTCACCCATGCCTTGCGCGCGTTTGTGCCGACGATGCTGAAACACGGCGAGGAGGGGCATATCGTCAACACGGCTTCGATGGCCGGCCTGACTTCACAGCCCAGCCTGTCCAGCTACAACGCCAGCAAGCATGCGGTCGTGACGCTGTCCGAAGGGCTGCATCATGACCTGACGTTGCGGCAGTCGCACATCAAGGTTTCGGTGCTGTGTCCGGGCTGGGTCAAGACCGGCATCGGCCATTCGGAACGCAATCGCGACGGTGATAAAACCGTGCCGACGGCCATCGATCCGGTGGCCGCCAAGGTCGGCATGGCGGTGCTGCATGCGGTGGAGCACGGTATCCCGGTAAGCCAGGTGGCTGGCGATGTATTCGACGCGATTGCCGCCGAGCGTTTCTATATCCTGACGCACCCGGAAATGAAGCAGGCGATCCAGGTGCGAATGGAGGATATCTTGCAGCAGCGCGCACCGACTTTGCTGAAAATATAA
- a CDS encoding FAD-binding oxidoreductase, giving the protein MTSASLPLQKISDLLGPQGCLSTPEQRQPYEHGARYGSGKSLCIARPANIEEAAELLRLCARDKIRIVAQGANTGLVGASSPDHSGHDVVLSMERIKGIIDIDPVDRVVQAYAGTRLSELNQALEKHDLYFPIDLGADPSLGGMLAANTGGARLIRYGDVRHNTLGLEALLIDPPGARLDLTNRLRKNNTGPDWKQCFIGTGGAYGLVTQVVLQVHPRPQQSATALVAPASMEAAALLLRDAERNFADFLSAFEGISQNALQSVLQHVPGITAPFEPLPPYAFLIELSSARPRSADFDLEKLFGAWLESCFGDLILDAVIDKPEVLWRIRHAISDSVRQEGKVVAFDISVPRSRLGQFRQDAVALLEHGYAGIKVFDFGHWGDGGLHFNLAIPEQLIADFPPLRINALRQEIYDLAVLKYKGSFSAEHGVGPFNQQFYERYTTPEQLALAARMQTVFDPERLLGVTSFASTR; this is encoded by the coding sequence ATGACAAGCGCCAGCCTGCCCCTGCAAAAAATCAGCGACCTGCTTGGCCCGCAAGGTTGCCTGAGCACGCCGGAGCAACGCCAGCCGTACGAACACGGTGCCCGCTACGGTAGCGGCAAGAGCCTGTGCATTGCTCGCCCAGCCAACATTGAAGAGGCGGCCGAGCTGCTGCGCCTGTGCGCGCGGGACAAGATCCGCATCGTCGCCCAGGGCGCGAACACCGGCCTGGTAGGCGCGTCCTCGCCCGACCATAGCGGCCACGATGTGGTGCTCAGCATGGAACGCATCAAGGGCATCATCGATATCGACCCGGTCGACCGCGTGGTGCAAGCCTATGCCGGCACCCGCTTGTCGGAGCTGAACCAGGCGCTGGAAAAGCACGACCTGTATTTCCCTATCGACCTCGGCGCCGATCCCTCGCTGGGTGGCATGCTGGCGGCCAATACCGGCGGCGCCCGCTTGATCCGCTATGGCGATGTGCGCCACAACACCCTGGGGCTGGAAGCGTTGCTGATCGATCCGCCCGGTGCACGGCTGGACCTGACCAACCGGCTGCGTAAAAACAATACCGGCCCCGACTGGAAACAATGCTTTATCGGCACCGGCGGCGCTTACGGCCTGGTCACCCAGGTGGTGTTGCAGGTGCATCCGCGGCCGCAGCAAAGCGCGACCGCGCTGGTGGCGCCGGCTTCGATGGAAGCAGCGGCGCTGCTGCTGCGCGACGCCGAACGCAATTTCGCCGACTTCCTCAGCGCCTTTGAAGGCATTTCGCAAAACGCCCTGCAATCGGTGCTGCAGCATGTGCCGGGCATCACGGCGCCGTTCGAACCGCTGCCGCCTTATGCCTTCTTGATCGAGTTGAGTTCGGCACGGCCGCGCAGCGCCGATTTCGACCTGGAAAAGCTGTTCGGCGCCTGGCTGGAAAGCTGTTTCGGCGACCTCATCCTGGATGCCGTGATCGACAAACCCGAGGTGCTGTGGCGCATCCGCCACGCCATCAGCGACAGCGTGCGCCAGGAAGGCAAAGTGGTGGCTTTCGATATTTCCGTGCCGCGTTCCCGGCTCGGCCAGTTCCGCCAGGACGCCGTGGCGCTGCTGGAACACGGCTATGCCGGCATCAAGGTCTTCGATTTCGGCCACTGGGGCGATGGCGGCCTGCATTTCAACCTGGCGATTCCCGAACAGCTGATCGCCGATTTCCCGCCGCTGCGCATCAACGCCCTGCGCCAGGAAATCTACGACCTCGCGGTGCTCAAATACAAAGGCAGCTTCAGCGCCGAACATGGGGTCGGCCCGTTCAACCAGCAATTCTACGAGCGTTACACGACGCCGGAACAGCTGGCGCTGGCGGCAAGGATGCAAACCGTGTTCGATCCCGAGCGCTTGCTGGGAGTGACCAGCTTTGCTTCTACGCGCTAA
- a CDS encoding DUF1338 domain-containing protein, whose product MSTTNLQIMLASLLGAEHAEQLSSLLKIPASTLRPRSENVARIEIAQALNMLLFEKLLKAVPQGNDYVQDSVRAGNKIRFDHGALRTVLGISTGTLPAGEAAFTRILRPLGYRVNGIYPLQRISMTGRAYAHEDDAEEIAQFFLSELHPHNFSAEFQHTVNRVLATSRDPIDLHSAQLLQQLGKDKALPIANALTLLPVLVACFERQHDLPSIADYQTLLAESAEMAWISTEGNAFNHATDRVPNVEQVADAQRALGRAIKEKIEVSRNGRVRQTAFRASSVTRAMRDENGELVEMKVPGSFYEFISRDRYLDADSQTERLDLTFDSGNAQGIFKMTASAAQTANAADA is encoded by the coding sequence ATGTCCACCACCAATCTGCAAATCATGCTGGCCTCCCTGCTGGGCGCCGAGCATGCCGAACAATTATCCAGTCTGCTGAAGATCCCGGCCAGCACTCTACGTCCACGGTCAGAAAATGTAGCGCGCATCGAAATCGCCCAGGCGCTGAACATGTTGCTGTTCGAAAAACTACTGAAAGCTGTCCCGCAAGGCAACGACTATGTGCAGGATTCGGTCCGCGCCGGCAACAAGATCCGCTTCGATCACGGCGCCCTGCGTACCGTGCTGGGCATCAGCACCGGCACTCTGCCGGCCGGCGAGGCGGCATTCACCCGCATCCTGCGGCCGCTGGGCTATCGCGTCAACGGCATCTACCCTCTGCAGCGGATCAGCATGACCGGCCGCGCTTACGCCCATGAGGACGATGCCGAAGAAATCGCCCAGTTCTTCCTGAGCGAACTGCATCCGCACAATTTCTCGGCTGAATTCCAGCACACCGTCAACCGGGTCCTGGCAACCTCGCGGGATCCAATCGACTTGCACTCGGCGCAATTGCTGCAGCAGCTCGGCAAGGATAAGGCTCTGCCGATAGCTAACGCGCTGACGCTGTTGCCAGTGCTGGTGGCTTGTTTCGAGCGCCAGCATGATCTGCCGAGCATCGCCGATTACCAGACCCTGCTGGCGGAATCGGCCGAGATGGCCTGGATTTCGACCGAGGGCAATGCCTTCAACCACGCCACCGACCGCGTGCCGAACGTGGAGCAGGTAGCCGATGCGCAGCGCGCTCTGGGCCGTGCCATCAAGGAAAAGATCGAAGTCTCGCGCAACGGGCGGGTGCGCCAGACCGCCTTCCGCGCCAGCAGCGTAACGCGCGCCATGCGCGATGAAAACGGCGAACTGGTCGAGATGAAGGTGCCGGGCTCGTTCTACGAATTCATTTCGCGCGACCGCTACCTGGACGCTGACAGCCAGACCGAAAGGCTCGACCTGACCTTCGACAGCGGCAACGCCCAGGGTATTTTCAAGATGACCGCTTCCGCCGCGCAGACCGCTAATGCAGCAGATGCCTGA
- the gcvA gene encoding transcriptional regulator GcvA translates to MRRFIPSTSCLIAFDTAARHLSFTKAANELHMTQGAVSRQAAILEDYLGVKLFERINRRLILTAAGAEYAGQVAVILKEIEMATFQVMAHKNSGGVLNLATLPTFGIKWLIPRLAKFTAAHPDVILNLSTEVLPFDFNKRSVDAAIHFGEPNWPGAVMVRLMGEEVVPVCSLALSQQIKRIEDLGSMTLLQHTTRPQAWQDWFDHVGVACPDALSGPRFEQLAMVIQAAAAGLGVALMPKFLVETEIALGQLHVPFPFAVKSPQAYYLTYPEKNASKAAVLKFQEWILGELADV, encoded by the coding sequence ATGCGCAGATTCATCCCCTCGACCTCCTGCCTGATCGCTTTTGACACGGCGGCGCGTCACCTGTCCTTCACCAAGGCCGCCAACGAACTGCACATGACACAGGGCGCAGTCAGCCGGCAGGCGGCGATCCTGGAGGATTACCTCGGGGTAAAACTGTTCGAGCGCATCAACCGCCGCCTGATCCTGACCGCCGCCGGCGCCGAATACGCCGGCCAGGTGGCCGTCATCCTGAAAGAAATCGAGATGGCGACCTTCCAGGTGATGGCACACAAAAATTCGGGCGGCGTGCTCAATCTGGCAACATTGCCGACTTTCGGCATCAAGTGGCTGATTCCACGCCTGGCCAAGTTCACGGCAGCCCATCCTGACGTGATCCTGAACCTGAGCACCGAGGTGCTGCCTTTCGATTTCAACAAGCGCTCGGTCGACGCCGCCATCCACTTCGGCGAACCGAACTGGCCGGGCGCGGTGATGGTGCGGCTGATGGGCGAGGAAGTGGTGCCGGTGTGCAGCCTGGCGCTCAGCCAGCAGATCAAGCGCATCGAAGACCTCGGCAGCATGACCTTGTTGCAACATACCACCCGCCCGCAAGCTTGGCAGGACTGGTTCGACCATGTCGGCGTGGCCTGCCCCGACGCCCTCTCCGGCCCGCGTTTTGAGCAGTTGGCGATGGTGATCCAGGCGGCGGCCGCCGGCCTTGGCGTGGCGCTGATGCCGAAATTCCTGGTGGAGACCGAAATCGCCCTCGGCCAGCTGCACGTGCCCTTCCCTTTTGCCGTGAAAAGCCCGCAAGCCTATTACCTGACCTATCCCGAGAAAAACGCCAGCAAGGCGGCGGTGCTCAAGTTCCAGGAGTGGATCCTGGGCGAACTGGCAGACGTCTGA
- a CDS encoding histidine phosphatase family protein, whose product MGAIYLVRHGQASFGAADYDQLSELGVRQATLLGQWLVQTGQDLSLLVTGSHRRHKQSSDACLAAWLPNGERAPQVLQDPGFDEFDHQQVLLRLMPEFADPAVLAAYLAQQENPARAFQKVFAKAVARWVSGQHDGDYSESWAVFKARCNAALARLLEAAGKGQSAWVFTSGGPVSAICQQLLAIPDRQIFELNWALVNTGVTKLLHSPGRVSLSYMNSYAHLESARDPGLVSYR is encoded by the coding sequence ATGGGCGCCATCTATCTGGTGCGGCATGGCCAGGCCAGCTTCGGCGCCGCCGATTACGACCAGCTGTCCGAGCTGGGCGTGCGGCAGGCGACCTTGCTGGGGCAATGGCTGGTGCAGACCGGCCAGGATCTTTCCTTGCTGGTCACCGGCAGCCATCGCCGCCACAAGCAAAGCAGCGACGCTTGCCTGGCTGCGTGGTTGCCGAACGGTGAGCGGGCGCCGCAGGTTTTGCAGGATCCGGGCTTCGACGAATTCGACCATCAGCAAGTGCTGTTGCGGCTGATGCCTGAGTTCGCCGATCCTGCCGTGCTGGCGGCCTACCTGGCGCAGCAGGAAAATCCTGCGCGCGCTTTCCAGAAAGTGTTTGCCAAGGCAGTGGCGCGCTGGGTCAGTGGTCAGCATGATGGCGACTATAGCGAGTCATGGGCGGTGTTCAAGGCGCGCTGCAACGCTGCCCTGGCGCGCTTGCTGGAAGCCGCCGGCAAGGGGCAGTCGGCCTGGGTGTTTACCTCGGGCGGCCCGGTCAGCGCGATCTGCCAGCAGCTGCTGGCGATTCCAGACCGGCAGATTTTCGAATTGAACTGGGCGCTGGTCAACACCGGCGTCACCAAGCTGTTGCACAGTCCGGGCAGGGTCAGCTTGAGCTACATGAATAGTTACGCGCATCTTGAAAGCGCGCGCGATCCGGGCTTAGTGAGTTATAGATAA
- a CDS encoding SDR family oxidoreductase, translating into MSSTSLFDLKGKIALVTGASRGIGASIARTLAQHGAHVIVSSRKAEACDKVVAEIVAAGGTAETMACHIGEMAQIEALFQAITSKHGRLDILINNAAANPHFGPIVDTDLGAFQKTVDVNIRGYFFMSSFGAKLMAQGGGGAIVNVASVNGVTPGVFQGIYSITKAAVISMTKAFAKECAASGVRVNALLPGFTETKFAAALIDNPAILKQALQHIPMNRVAQPDEMAGAVLYLVSPAASYTTGVCMNVDGGYLLN; encoded by the coding sequence ATGAGCAGCACATCCCTGTTTGACCTGAAAGGAAAGATCGCCCTGGTGACCGGCGCCAGCCGCGGCATCGGCGCCTCGATCGCGCGCACGTTGGCGCAGCATGGCGCGCACGTCATCGTGTCCAGCCGCAAGGCGGAAGCCTGCGACAAGGTGGTGGCCGAGATCGTCGCAGCCGGCGGCACGGCTGAAACCATGGCTTGCCACATCGGTGAAATGGCGCAGATCGAAGCATTGTTCCAGGCTATCACCAGCAAGCATGGGCGGCTCGACATCCTGATCAACAATGCCGCCGCCAATCCGCACTTCGGACCTATCGTCGACACTGACCTGGGCGCCTTCCAGAAAACCGTCGACGTCAACATCCGCGGCTATTTCTTCATGTCTTCCTTCGGCGCCAAGCTGATGGCGCAAGGCGGTGGCGGCGCCATCGTCAATGTCGCTTCGGTCAATGGCGTCACGCCCGGCGTGTTCCAGGGCATCTACTCGATCACGAAGGCGGCGGTGATCTCGATGACCAAGGCCTTCGCCAAGGAGTGTGCGGCCAGCGGCGTGCGCGTCAATGCCTTGCTGCCGGGTTTTACCGAGACCAAGTTCGCGGCCGCCCTGATCGACAATCCGGCGATCCTGAAGCAGGCTTTGCAGCACATTCCGATGAACCGCGTCGCCCAGCCGGACGAGATGGCCGGCGCGGTACTGTACCTGGTGTCGCCGGCGGCTAGCTACACCACCGGGGTTTGCATGAATGTCGACGGCGGTTATTTGTTGAATTAA
- the ggt gene encoding gamma-glutamyltransferase, translating to MVVTSQHLASQVGVDILKMGGNAIDAAVAVGYAQAVVNPCCGNIGGGGFMTIHLADGRDTFINFRETAPAAASANMYLDANGKAITNASLFGYLAAGVPGTVLGLDSAQRKYGKLTRAQVMQPAIKLARDGYILNRGDTDILDTTIAQFKKDPEAARLFLRRDGTPLQPGDRLVQKDLAKTLEAISRNGPDAFYKGAIPEAVERASKAGGGIITAADFASYKISESAPLSCNYRGYVFVSAPPPSSGGATMCQILNILEGYDMKGLGFHSASAVHYMTEAMRHSYMDRNTFLGDPAFVKNPLDRLLSKEYAASIREKISADKATPSVEVQPGMAPHEKPETTHYSIVDKDGNAVSTTYTINGRFGAVVIAPGTGFFLNDEMDDFTVKAGVQNLFGLVQGATNSIAPGKRPLSSMAPTLVTKDGKTYMVLGSPGGSRIITITLETALNVIDYGMAPQEAVDAPRIHHQWLPDEVYYETRGLSPDTLKILDGMGYKMKEQTPWGAAELIMIGLPGAAGVAGASSGNDAGVSGIVRPGLYYGANDTRRPAGAAIGY from the coding sequence ATGGTGGTGACTTCCCAGCACCTGGCTTCGCAGGTCGGAGTCGACATCCTCAAGATGGGCGGCAACGCCATCGATGCGGCGGTGGCGGTAGGCTACGCCCAGGCGGTGGTGAATCCCTGCTGCGGCAATATCGGCGGCGGCGGCTTCATGACCATCCACCTGGCCGACGGCCGCGATACTTTCATCAATTTCCGCGAAACGGCGCCGGCCGCTGCCAGCGCCAATATGTACCTGGACGCTAACGGCAAGGCGATCACCAACGCCAGCCTGTTCGGCTACCTGGCGGCCGGCGTGCCGGGCACCGTGCTGGGTCTCGACAGTGCGCAACGCAAATACGGCAAGCTGACCCGTGCCCAAGTCATGCAGCCGGCAATCAAGCTGGCGCGCGACGGCTACATCCTGAACCGCGGTGACACCGACATCCTCGACACCACCATCGCCCAGTTCAAGAAGGACCCGGAAGCGGCACGCCTGTTCCTGCGCCGCGACGGTACGCCATTGCAGCCGGGCGACCGCCTGGTGCAGAAGGACTTGGCCAAGACCCTGGAAGCGATTTCGCGCAACGGTCCCGACGCTTTCTATAAAGGCGCGATCCCGGAAGCCGTGGAACGCGCCTCCAAGGCCGGCGGCGGCATCATTACCGCAGCCGACTTCGCCAGCTACAAGATCAGCGAAAGCGCGCCACTGTCGTGCAACTACCGCGGCTATGTCTTCGTCTCCGCCCCGCCGCCTAGTTCCGGCGGCGCCACCATGTGCCAGATCCTCAATATCCTTGAGGGCTACGACATGAAGGGACTCGGCTTCCACTCGGCATCGGCGGTGCACTACATGACCGAAGCCATGCGCCATTCTTATATGGACCGCAACACTTTCCTGGGCGACCCGGCCTTCGTCAAGAATCCGCTGGACCGTCTGCTGAGCAAGGAATACGCCGCTTCCATCCGGGAAAAAATCAGCGCCGACAAAGCCACGCCGTCGGTAGAAGTACAGCCGGGCATGGCGCCGCACGAGAAGCCTGAAACCACCCACTACTCGATCGTCGACAAGGATGGCAACGCGGTGTCCACCACCTACACCATCAACGGCCGCTTCGGCGCCGTGGTGATTGCCCCGGGCACCGGCTTCTTCCTCAACGATGAAATGGATGACTTCACCGTCAAGGCCGGCGTGCAGAACCTGTTCGGCCTGGTGCAGGGCGCGACCAACTCGATCGCCCCCGGCAAGCGTCCTCTGTCGTCGATGGCGCCTACCCTGGTGACCAAGGATGGCAAGACTTACATGGTGCTGGGTTCGCCGGGTGGTTCGCGCATTATCACCATCACGCTGGAAACCGCCTTGAACGTGATCGACTACGGCATGGCGCCGCAGGAAGCGGTCGATGCGCCGCGCATCCATCACCAATGGCTGCCGGACGAGGTGTACTACGAAACCCGCGGTCTGTCGCCGGATACCCTGAAGATCCTCGACGGCATGGGCTACAAGATGAAGGAACAAACCCCTTGGGGCGCGGCTGAGCTGATCATGATCGGCTTGCCGGGTGCGGCAGGCGTTGCCGGAGCCAGCTCGGGCAACGATGCCGGTGTTTCGGGCATTGTCCGTCCGGGCCTGTATTACGGCGCCAACGATACGCGCCGCCCTGCCGGCGCTGCTATCGGTTACTAA
- a CDS encoding aldehyde dehydrogenase family protein: protein MTQISSIFAELGFDFSARAGEDLHSRSPRDGAAIGALRANSVEETEAAIKNAHQAYEKWRVVPAPVRGELVRILGEVLREHREPLGKLVTLESGKILSEGIGEVQEMIDICDFAVGLSRQLYGLTIASERPGHRMMETWHPLGVCGVITAFNFPVAVWAWNAALALVCGNAVIWKPSEKTPMVALVVHALYEKAVARFSQQRPDLLPANLCQVVLGRAEIGATLSASPLVPLVSATGSVRMGRKVATTVAERLGRSLLELGGNNGMIVTPTADLSLALRAITFSAVGTAGQRCTSLRRLFVHSNIYNDVVSRIERIYASVKVGDPLAADTLVGPLVDQQSFEAMQAALVQAKAEGGVVTGGERVQVGDNGNAFYVRPALVRMPQQSAIVHHETFAPILYVLSYDNFEDAVRLNNAVPQGLSSAIFTNDVREAEAFMSASGSDCGLANVNIGTSGAEIGGAFGGEKDTGGGRESGSDSWKTYMRRATNTINYSRTLPLAQGVKFDID, encoded by the coding sequence ATGACGCAAATCTCATCCATCTTCGCCGAACTCGGTTTCGACTTTTCCGCCCGCGCCGGCGAGGACCTGCATTCTCGCTCGCCACGTGACGGCGCTGCGATCGGCGCGCTGCGCGCCAATTCCGTGGAAGAAACCGAAGCCGCCATCAAGAATGCTCATCAAGCCTATGAAAAATGGCGCGTGGTGCCGGCGCCGGTGCGCGGCGAACTGGTGCGCATCCTGGGTGAAGTGCTGCGCGAACACCGCGAGCCGCTGGGCAAGCTGGTGACGCTGGAATCCGGCAAGATCCTGTCCGAAGGCATAGGCGAAGTGCAGGAAATGATCGACATCTGCGATTTTGCAGTCGGCCTGTCGCGCCAGCTGTACGGCCTGACCATCGCTTCCGAGCGTCCAGGCCACCGCATGATGGAAACCTGGCATCCGCTGGGCGTGTGCGGGGTCATCACCGCGTTCAACTTCCCGGTCGCCGTGTGGGCCTGGAATGCCGCGCTGGCGCTGGTATGCGGCAATGCCGTGATCTGGAAGCCATCCGAAAAAACCCCGATGGTCGCACTGGTCGTCCATGCGCTCTATGAAAAAGCCGTTGCGCGTTTCTCGCAACAGCGTCCGGACCTGCTGCCGGCAAATCTGTGCCAGGTAGTGCTGGGCCGCGCCGAAATCGGCGCCACCCTGTCGGCCTCGCCGCTGGTGCCGCTGGTCAGCGCTACCGGCAGCGTGCGCATGGGCCGCAAGGTCGCCACTACTGTCGCCGAGCGCCTCGGCCGCAGCCTGCTGGAATTGGGCGGCAACAATGGCATGATCGTCACGCCGACCGCCGACCTCAGCCTGGCTTTGCGTGCGATTACCTTCTCCGCCGTCGGCACCGCCGGCCAGCGCTGCACCAGCCTGCGCCGTCTGTTTGTCCACAGCAACATTTATAACGATGTGGTGAGCCGCATCGAACGCATCTACGCCAGCGTCAAGGTCGGCGATCCGCTGGCAGCGGATACCCTGGTCGGCCCGCTGGTTGACCAGCAATCGTTCGAAGCCATGCAAGCGGCGCTGGTGCAAGCCAAGGCCGAAGGCGGCGTGGTCACCGGCGGCGAACGAGTGCAGGTCGGCGACAACGGCAACGCATTCTATGTGCGGCCGGCGCTGGTGCGCATGCCGCAGCAAAGCGCCATCGTGCATCACGAAACCTTCGCGCCTATCCTGTATGTGCTGTCCTACGATAACTTCGAAGATGCCGTACGCCTCAACAACGCCGTGCCGCAAGGCCTGTCGTCTGCCATCTTCACCAATGACGTGCGCGAAGCTGAAGCCTTCATGTCGGCCAGCGGCAGCGATTGCGGCCTGGCCAACGTCAACATCGGCACCAGCGGCGCTGAAATCGGCGGCGCTTTCGGCGGCGAGAAAGACACCGGCGGCGGCCGCGAATCAGGTTCCGATTCTTGGAAAACTTATATGCGTCGTGCCACCAACACCATCAACTACAGCCGCACCTTGCCGTTGGCACAGGGCGTCAAGTTTGATATCGACTAA